Proteins encoded within one genomic window of Humulus lupulus chromosome 1, drHumLupu1.1, whole genome shotgun sequence:
- the LOC133808546 gene encoding uncharacterized protein LOC133808546, producing MGDDREGRGCSDSSCFFCAMNESNRSLRRVKLVQCFKEMPQRDDQEHVLALTSLWNIAMTEPNDPEFPSLGVFECMAKLIQRAVNDKKWLVSGQNIYIPYYAAHVIGSYTMNKAHLAEKAVKSGVVLPLIEILRGKTSTWVEKRVATRALGHIASHDRTFDAIIAAGHEKEVVELSMEIALTCLDEVYDKFIGLSYKKRLKYHSNLLTKGLGGLEIENKKAEKWASQLQCWSLYLLNCIACRERSLEIICNKFFLEELCGMWGGLANPRSPSGIGLIRTLCETKMGRRSIADLDQVIETICNISRSSDDWQIMAIDSLLLLLKDPETRYKVIGISVLCLGDLVELRSCGGKPKVGQRITQTLLQDYHKIKYGDLRLKSKKAEKALEEVWDMKVDRKKREKIMSEEEISERKTLVGQFKKEGNLHFWSGDIENAVKKYSKALFLCPLKRRKERIVIHSNRAQCYLLLRQPDSAISDTTRALCLSSSVSPHCKSLWRRSQAYDMKGLARESLMDCLTFVRERIKSEKTSERGRIPYYSACMINKQINATWIFARASSKSCNNDHEDIAKEINGHDEVDQNIMTPHCKSTILKPSVEKQLRRRKLQMLGRGSKKSNGVNNRLAASHTRTKKTGQKEQESRELIMPGNTLERLLNKY from the exons ATGGGCGACGATAGGGAGGGGCGGGGCTGTAGTGACTCTTCTTGTTTCTTCTGCGCCATGAACGAGTCCAACAGGTCCCTCCGGCGAGTTAAACTCGTCCAGTGCTTCAAGGAAATGCCTCAAAGAGACGACCAAGAACACGTCCTGGCGTTGACTAGTCTCTGGAACATAGCTATGACCGAACCAAACGACCCTGAATTTCCTTCCCTCGGAGTCTTCGAGTGCATGGCAAAACTGATTCAAAGAGCGGTCAACGACAAGAAATGGTTGGTCAGCGGTCAGAACATCTATATTCCCTACTACGCAGCCCACGTTATCGGTTCTTATACCATGAACAAGGCTCACTTGGCGGAGAAGGCTGTGAAATCCGGTGTCGTTTTGCCGTTAATCGAGATTTTGAGAGGAAAGACTAGTACTTGGGTCGAGAAGAGAGTTGCGACTCGTGCTCTGGGTCATATTGCTAGCCATGATAGAACCTTCGACGCCATTATTGCGGCAGGGCATGAAAAAGAGGTCGTGGAACTATCGATGGAGATAGCTTTGACTTGTCTCGACGAGGTATACGACAAGTTTATTGGTCTGAGCTACAAGAAAAGACTTAAGTATCATTCTAATCTGCTTACCAAAGGGCTTGGTGGGTTGGAGATTGAGAATAAAAAAGCAGAGAAATGGGCTAGCCAGCTCCAGTGTTGGTCTCTTTATCTTCTTAATTGCATTGCTTGTAGAGAAAGGTCTTTGGAAATAATCTGTAACAAATTTTTTTTGGAGGAGCTTTGTGGAATGTGGGGTGGTTTAGCCAATCCGAGATCGCCATCTGGCATTGGACTGATCAGAACTCTTTGTGAAACCAAAATGGGACGACGAAGTATAGCAGATTTGGACCAAGTTATAGAGACGATATGTAATATATCGAGGTCATCGGACGATTGGCAAATCATGGCCATTGATTCTCTTCTGCTTCTTCTCAAAGACCCAGAAACCAGATATAAAGTTATTGGAATCTCAGTTCTTTGTCTTGGTGATTTGGTCGAGCTTCGAAGCTGTGGAGGAAAACCAAAAGTTGGACAGAGAATCACTCAGACCCTTTTGCAGGATTACcataaaatcaagtatggtgATTTAAGATTGAAGAGTAAGAAGGCGGAGAAAGCTTTAGAAGAGGTATGGGATATGAAGGTTGatagaaaaaagagagagaagatAATGAGTGAAGAAGAGATCAGTGAGAGAAAAACTTTGGTGGGACAATTCAAAAAGGAAGGAAATTTACACTTTTGGTCTGGGGATATTGAAAATGCTGTGAAGAAATATTCGAAAGCTTTGTTCTTGTGTCCATTAAAGAGGAGAAAAGAGAGAATTGTGATTCATAGCAATAGAGCTCAGTGTTATTTACTACTGAGACAACCGGATTCGGCCATTAGTGACACAACCAGAGCTTTGTGTTTATCTAGTTCCGTGAGTCCTCATTGTAAGAGCCTGTGGAGGAGGTCCCAGGCTTATGACATGAAAGGGTTAGCGAGAGAGAGTTTGATGGATTGCTTGACGTTTGTCAGAGAGAGAATCAAGTCTGAGAAGACCAGCGAACGCGGCAGGATCCCCTACTACTCAGCATGTATGATCAACAAACAGATAAACGCCACGTGGATTTTTGCTCGGGCCAGTTCTAAGTCGTGTAACAACGACCATGAAGATATAGCAAAAGAAATTAACGGTCATGATGAAGTTGATCAGAACATAATGACTCCTCACT GTAAAtctaccattttaaaaccttcggTCGAAAAACAATTGAGGAGAAGAAAGCTACAAATGTTGGGACGTGGTAGTAAGAAAAGTAACGGCGTCAATAATAGGTTGGCAGCTTCGCACACGCGAACAAAAAAAACAGGTCAAAAAGAACAAGAATCTAGAGAGCTCATTATGCCGGGAAACACATTAGAAAGATTGCTTAATAAATATTGA